CACGAGGGCGGCGGCCAGTCGATGCCCCTCAAGCAGCCGGTCGAGGCGCCGGTTGAAGTACAGGTACGCAAACCCGGCGGGCATGCCGGGCATTGAATGACGGGCGGGCTGCCGTGAGTGGCCCGTTGACCACGTGAGATGGAGAACGACGCGATGAAAAGACTACCGCTATTGGTGCTGACCCTGAGCGGGCTGCTCGCCAGCCCCCTGATTCATGCTCACGGTGAAGAGCACATGAAGCATCAGGCGATGGACATGTCGATGCCCATGGAGCAGATGCCCTGGGGCATCGCTGGCGAGGCTGGGAAGGTCGATCGCAGCATCGACATTCGCATGAGCGACCAGATGCGTTTCACCCCGGATCGGCTACAGGTCAGGCAAGGGGAGAGCATTCGCCTGGTCATTCACAATGATGGACAAACGCAGCACGAGTTCGTGCTCGGCACCCGCGCCGATCTGGACAAGCATGCCGAGATGATGGCCAGGTTTCCCGGCATGGAGCACGACGAGCCCTATATGGCACATGTTGCGCCAGGGCAGACCGGCGAGATCATCTGGACATTCAACCGCGCGGGGGAATTCGATTTCGCCTGCCTGATCGCTGGCCATTATCAGGCTGGTATGACCGGAACCATTGAGGTGCTGGCCAAATGACCGACAAGAGGAAAACCCTGATGAAACACACCATGATCGCCGTCTTGACCGCCCTGCTCAGTTTCAACCTGAAAGCCGCCGAACCTGCGCCATTGAGCCAGGGCGAGGTGCGCAAGGTGGACAGCAACACAAACAAGATCACCCTGCGCCATGGCCCCATCGCCAGCGTGGGCATGCCACCGATGACCATGGTGTTCGAGGTCGATCCGCCCAGCCTGCTGGAGCAGGTGGCGGTGGGGGACAAGGTGAGGTTTCAGGTAGAGCAGCGCGGCAGCCGCTACGTGGTGACCGAATTGCAACCTGGGGAGAAATAAGCGCGGGGTCGCAGCGGTCGCCCCCTGACGGAGGCGACCGCGTGACAGATCAGTTCAGGCTGTCGCTCAGGGCCTTGGCCGGCACCAGCTTGACCACCTTCTTGGCGGCGATCTCGATGCTCTTGCCGGTCTGCGGGTTGCGGCCGGTGCGGGCCGGGCGCTCGCTCACCTTCAGCTTGCCGATGCCAGGCAGGGTGATCTCACCGTCGTTTTCCAGTGCGTCACCGACGATCTCGGCCAACTGGTCGATCAGGCCACGCACGCTGGCCTTGGGCAGGGAGGTGGCCTCGGCCAGGTCGCTGATCAGTTGGTCTTTGGTCATTGCCATGATGTAACTCCATATGCGGGTGAGAGATTCGGTGCGCCGAAGGCCGCTATGGCAGGCGGCGCCGAAAACCAGAAGAAGCTAGCACAAACGTACTTTAACGCCAGTGTCAGGGCTTTCTTTCCGATAGGGCTTAGTGTCGCAGGACGTGCCGGGGTTCCAGGTGGCGGATGAAAACATCGGCTGGAGATTGGCTGATGCAGCTCGCCAGCCTCGACTATGCTAAGGCATATCCGTCTGGTACTGAGGTGCAATCATGTTGCGTATCTTCGCCGACCTTGGTTTCCGCTGGAAAATCGCCCTGCCAATTCTGCTGCTGGCCACGTTGCTGGTGATCATGGGGGCGCTGGGCATGCGTGGCATCACCCAGGTCGCTACCTCCAGTACCATCCTCACGCAGCAACACCTGCCTGCCATCAGCCTCCTGCTCAATGCGGATCGAGACCTGTACCAGGCCTTCGTGGCTGAGCGCAGCCTGCTTGACGAGGATGCCGCCGGCAATGCCGAGGATCTGCGTGCATTCCATGCCGAAAACCTGCAGCAAGCCCATGAGCGCGTGCACAAGTTCGCCGATCTGCAGCCTGGTGCCGAGGCGCTCGCCCTGGTCGCCGAGTTCGACCGAGGCTTCGAGCGCTGGAAGGCCACTTCCGCGCAGGTCATGCAGTTGGCGACGAGCGATGCCCAGGCGGCCAGCAGGCTCAGCTTTGGTGAAAGCGAAGAGCAATTCCAGACGGCGCGTTCTGCCCTCGACAAGCTCGGTGAACTGGAGGACGAGGCCGCCAACGCCGAGGGTGCTGCTGCCATCGCCACAGGGCAGGCCCTGTCCTGGCAGCAGGGCATGCTGATCGCCGTTGGCGTGTCCCTGTGCCTGCTGCTGGTGCTGGGCTTTCCCTTTCTGGTGACGCGCCCCTTGCACAATCTGTTGCACCGCATCGAGCAGATCGCCGATGGTGATGGCGACCTGCGCGTGCGTCTCGACGTATTGTCCAAAGATGAGCTGGGCCAGCTCAGCCATGCCTTCAACCGCTTTCTCGACAAGCTGCAACCCTTGATCAAGGAAGTCGGACGAGTGACCGACGAAGTGGCTGATTCGGCCAGGAGCCTGGCCGGCCTGGCGGCTGCCAACGACCGTCTGATCAGCAGCGAGCATGCGGCGGTCGACCAGGTCAGCACCGCAGCGACGCAAATGAGTGCGGCGGTGCATGAGGTGGCCCGTAATGCCCAGAATGCGGCAGATGCCGCGCGCAGTGCCGAACAGCAGTCACGGAACGGGGCGCAGGTAGTCGGTGTCACCATCAGCTCCATCCGCCAACTGGCACAGGAGGTGGAGAGCGCCTCCTCGAGCATTCAGACCCTGGAGCAGGACGCGGCCAACATCGGTGCCGTGCTGGCGGTGATCAAGGGCATTGCCGATCAGACCAACCTGCTGGCGCTCAATGCCGCCATCGAGGCAGCACGTGCCGGTGAGCAGGGCCGGGGCTTCGCCGTGGTGGCGGACGAGGTGCGTGCACTGGCGGCTCGCACCCAGGAGTCCACCAAGGACATCCAGGGCATGATCGAGCGGCTGCAGATCGGCGTGCAGAATGCCGTCAAGGCGACGCACATGGGCAGCGAACGGGCCCGGCAGAGCGTGGAGCAGGCCGCGGGCGTCGATCAGGCCCTGAGCGCCACCGGCGACTCGGTGCAGCGCATCAACGACATGGCGGCGCAGATCGCCACGGCCTGCGAGGAGCAGAGCAGCGTGACCGAAGAGATCGCGCGTAACATCAGCGACATTCGCGAGTTGTCCAACGAAGCTTCGCAAACCGCTGAGCAGAGCACCATGGCCAGTCGGCACCTGTCCGACCTGTCCCATGGTCTTGCCCAGTTGGTGGGGCGTTTTCGGGTCTGATAACTCGCCTGGTGCTTCTAAGTGCTTGAGGCGGTTGTAAGTTTGCATTTAGTCGTTACAATGGCGCGGCCCGTCGCAATGACGGGCTTCGTTATGGTGGGCCCTGCCGGTCCCCTCGCAACGATTACCCGTGAACCTGGTCAGGCCCGGAAGGGAGCAGCCACAGCGGGAACATCGTGTGCCGGGGTGTGGCTGGTAGGGTTCACCTCCAATTACTTCTCCCTGTTTTCGATGATTTCTTTCTGCATGCCTGTGCTGCAGCGGGCGAGCTTGCTTACCTGCATTTCTGGTTCTTCGTATATACGGGGCTTGATTGATACCGGACTGGCAAGTTTGTGTGTGGTCTCGTTGTCTTGGTGGGTGTTCTGGACGCCGCTTTAGGTGTTTTCAGAGATTCCGGGTTTCGCCCCCTCGGGCGACTCACTTTTCTTTGAATTGCGCAAAGAAAAGTAAGCAAAAGAAACGCACCCCCGCCATCCGGAACTAGGCGTCCCCGTCATGCTTCGCTCGACTTCCCTCACTCCGGCATCGCTCCGGGGTCGGCGTACATGGGCCATCCCTGGCCCATTACGCGGGGCCGCCATCGGTATCTCGCGGCATCCATGCCACTCGCCCCCTGCGCAATGCCTGCGTTCGGCCTCCTGAAGGGGGAATTTGCGCGCCTGAACGAACCGGCATTCCAAAGTATGCTCGGCGTGCTCTGGTAGCTGTGGAGCCGCGATTTGGCTGCCGAATTAAACCAAAACTTTCATTCGCGTAGTTTCATTCGCCTGGGTAGCATGCCGGCTTCCAGCCGGCATTCCCGGTCAGCCCTAAGGCTGACCTCATGTGCAACCACTCCGTGCTACTTCTGGGTTACCTCGGGTTCAGGCGTGTGCAGAGCCCGCCCAGGAGGGTGAGCGGAATCGTCGTGGAAGAGGTTGAGCGACATGGATGTCGCGAGAGCCGCGATGGGCCATGGATGGCCCACCGCGGCGGGCCTCTGGAGCGGCGATGGAGCGAACGAACCCTGGCGCAGCCAGGGCCGGATGAAAGGGCGGAGGTTTTGGTTACTTTTGCCCCAAAAGTGACTCGCCCGGGAGGGCGAAACCAAAAACATCAGCAAAAACGCGGCAATCCGGAACGGACTCCCGGATAACCAGCAATCCACACAAACTTGCCAGTCCGGTATCAAGACTGATTGTCCCGAAGGTCCTCATTCCTAAGAAACACCTTCGACAGCCTGTAACGTGAATCCAAACTTAGCGGCTCTGCGGTGCAATCCCTTCACCACTCGCTCCCGATACTTCTGCTCATAGTGATCGGCACCTGGATCTTGGTAAGCCATGCCAAAGCGCATCGCGTTGTAGAACAGGATGGCGATCTTTCGAGCAGTGGCAGTCACCGCCTTGGGCTTGCCGATGCGCGCAGACAGACGTCGGTAGAAAGCGCCCAATGCTGTATTTGTTTTACCGATGGTCACCGCAGCCAGGCGCAAGTGCGCTGTAACTCGGTTCTTGGTCTTGCGCGTATGGGCTGACAGCACCTTGCCGCCACTGATCCTGCAACCAGGTGCTAGCGTCAGCCAGGAGGTGAAGTGATGGGCAGTACGCCAACGACTCAGGTCGGTACCGCACTCAGCGACCAAGCGCAGCGCCAAGTAAGGGCCGATGCCATGGATCTGGGTCAGGTCGACGCCGATCAGCTGATAGAGCAAGGTACGTACGTCGAAGTTGAGCGCATTCGGCTGCCGAGTGCGGTGACGTGGTTTGGGTAGCGGCTCGCTGGGCGTAGGCTTCTGCTGAGAGAGCCGTTGCAAGCTCTGGGCAATCTGCTGATCGCAGATTTCAAGCTGTGCCTGATAGGCATCGTACATGGCCAGCGCCTGCGCCAAAGCAAAGACATGCTCCGGTTGATAGTTGCCAACCAAGGCGCTCTGGATGGTCTCAGTGCTCGACTTGCAGCGGGTATCGCGCATGGTTGCCAGTGTCGCAGCGCTTCGCTCACCGGCGACAATCGCACGGATGATCCGCATGCCTGTAGCTCCAGTAATGTCAGAGACCACATGGTGCAACTGCAAATTCATGTGGGTGAGCGCCTTTTGCATATGCTGGATGTGCGCGGCGGCGTAATCGAGGTGCCGCTCTCGTAAGCGCAGATAACTGCGTAACGCCGCGATCTCTCGATCAGGATGGAAGCTAGCACGCAGCAACCCGCAGGCATGTAACCGCTGAATCCACTGTGCATCGTTAACGTCGGTTTTGCGTCCAGGTACTGCACGGGCGTCCCGTGCATTGGCCAGCACTACATGCAGGCCGTGGGTTTCCAGAATTTCGTAGACCGGAATCCAATACACCCCGGTCGATTCCATCGCCACAGTGGTGATCCCGAGATCGGTCAGCCAATTGGCCATGCGTTCCAGGTCGGCGGTAAACGCTGTGAAGGTTCGTACCGACTCCTCAGCGAGGTCAGCAGGCACCGCTACGACATGGAAGCGCGAGCCGATATCGATGCCAGCTGCGCGGTCATGAATGACCGGAAGGCCGTGTCGCTCTGAACTGAATTTTTTCATGACTACCCTCCAATCACTCGAAGTGCTGGACGGGGACTCGGATCGAATCACATTCCTAAACGGGGTCACGAAACGCGCCACCACTAACGGGTCCGCAGCTTCCCCTGGGTCAGGTTTTTTGACGGGGACTCAGCCTCCAAAAAGCAGACGACCACTGTCCAGCGGTGTCAGTGTAGTGGGCGTGTTTCTAACCCAATGGGGCGCGGAGCGCCGGGGAGGCGGTTTTTTAGACGCCTGCTGCGGCAATCGCGCCCTGGGCGGGCAGGGCGAGACGAACTCAGGCCTGCTCCACCACCACATTGCGCTGCATGCCCAGGTCGATCCGGCCATCGGCGCTGCGGATGCTGGCTTCGACGACATCGCCTGGTTTCAGGTAATACTCGCTACGGCCTTCCTGGGTCTTCAGAAAGGCCTTCCACTTCACCGCTTCCGGCAGCAGGGCGCCGATGCGCTGTTTCATGGGGGAGGGAACGCTCAGGGCGCAACCCGCCGGGGTGCCTGTGGCGATCAAGTCGCCGGAGGCCAGATCCTGCACGCCCGACAGTTCGCTCAGGGTCTCTGCAGGGCCATGGACGAGGTTGGCGCTGCTGTCTTCCTGACGTACCTGGCCGTTCACGCTCAGGCGTAACTGCAGCTTTCTCAGGTAGGGCATGTCCTGGGCGTCGAGCAGGCAGAGGTAGGGGCCGACCGGGCCGAAGGTGCGGTAGCTCTTGCCCTTGTAGAACTGCATCTGCGGAATCTGAATGTCGCGCGCCGAATAGTCGTTGACGATCACCACGCCGGCGATGAACTCGTGCAGGTTGGCATCGGTCACCTCCTGCCGGCTGTCGATATCACGCTTAAGCACCAGGCCGAGCTCGATCTCGTAGTCGAGAAAGCGCACTTCACGGGGTTTGATCAGGTCGCTGTCCGCCGCGACGATGCAGCTCGTCGCCTTGGTGAAGATCATGTTGAAGTGCTTGTCGTCCGGGTTCATGCCGGATTCGATCATGTGCTGCCGATAGTTGGCGCCCTGGCAGATGAACTGCTGATCGCGGGTCACGGGGGAGAGCAGTTTCACTGCGCCGAGCGGCAGGTTGCCCTCGGGCAGCGCCGCCAGTTCGCTCAACTGGGTCTGGCGGATCAGATCCCCGGTGCTGGCGTACTGGCCGGGAATGGGGGTGATGAGTCCCTGACGGATGACCCCCCACTGGATGAGATTCTGATGCTCGAAGCGGACGATGTGCACAGGCATGGCAAGGGCTCCCGAGGAGGTGGTCGTTTGCGAGGTGGCAAGGGGCTTGGGTTGTTCGTCGGCATGGCTGGTGGCGGGCAGCATCGCGGTGCCGGCCAGCAGCAGGCCGCTCTTGAGCAGGGTGCGACGTTTCAATCCGGTCATGGGCATGCTCCTAGCCGAACATCCGCGCCAGGGTGATCAGCTTGCGCAGGGTGAGGTCGGGGCTGCGCCGCAGGTTGCGCAGCAGCGCTGCGATGGCGGCCAGGTTGAGAACGGGCTTGGTGAAGCTTCTGGGCATGCGCTGCCCCCATTGCGCCATGGCTTCGGGGCTGACCGCGTGCACGCCGGTGGGGTGCTCGGCGGTGAACAGGTCGCCGTCGCAGTAGTGTTCGTGCTTGTCACCCCAGGGGTCCTGCCAGTAGTCGAAGATCTGGCTGCCGAGGATGTGCCGGCCGATGCCCCAGGCATGCTTCCAGCCTCGTTCGCGCAGCACGCGCTGGCCCATGCCGACGGCGTCGGCGTCCACCAGCTCATAGGCGCTATGGCTGTAGGTCGCCATGAAACCCTGGGCGATCGCCAGGGTGTGATGGTCGGCCGGGGCGTCACCCAGATCCAGGCGCAGGAAGGTGACCGCCGGCGAGCCGTCCGGCAGCACCTGCACATCGCTGGGGATGAAGCCGAAATGCTCGGTGTACCAGGCGCAGGTGGCCTGGTAGTCGGCCACTTCCAGCACCAGATGGCCCAGCCGGATCACCTCGGGCGGCGCGACGGGGGGGCGCTGGGTGGCGTTGATGCGCGGCGTCTCGTCCACCCCGTTGAACGGCAGCGGCGCGCGATGCGTCATGGGCTCGGCAGGCTGCTGGCCATGAATGGCTTCCAGCAGAAAACCCGAGGGGTCGACCAGGTGTACCCGTTCGCCCCCTCCGGGCCCAGGCAGCGGCTCGATGGGCGAGGCCCCCGGCAGCTCTGCGATGCGTTGCAGGTCGTCGCGGCTGGCGAGGGTCAGGCCGAAACCGAGAAAGCGCGGGCGTTTGGCCAGGTGTATCCGGTAGCAGTAGGGGGCAGGGCCGGTGCCGCGCAGGTACAGGGTGGTGGCATCTTTTCCGGCAGGCTGCAAGCCGAAGTCCGCAAGAAAGCGCTCGGCCTGCTGGAGATCCGGGCGCTCGAAGATCAGGTGGGCCAGCGCCTGAGCCTTGACGGTAGGTTGCCGATGGCGTGCGGGTTGAGCGGTGGCGAGCGTGGCTGTTGGGGTAGTTGTTGCCATTGTCGTTCTCCATGGCTTTTTCGGGCCAAGCCAGGCCGGCGACCCATGTGGCCGGGCTGTTGCATATCTAGCGATGATCAGTCCAGAGCAGGCAGTGGCGGCAGGTCGGCGCTCGCCAGTCGTCGTGCTTCGTCTACGGTTATGCCCAGGGCGCACAGCACCAGTTCGGCGGTTTCGCTGCCTGCATCGCGCCAGGTCTTGATGCCTTCGCGCACCAGCAGCATGGCCCCGAGGGTGGCGCTGGCGATCAGCGAGATGGCGCTGGCCAGGTGGCTCTGCGGGAAGCGGTAGCGACCCGTGCTCAGGCCTTTCAGGACATCGGCCGTGGCCTGGCTGTAGACCATCTCGCGCAGCGAGGCGTCACTCAGTGCGAAGCGGCTGAGGAAAGCGCCCCAGTGCGGTTCTTCATGGGCACGCCGGATGAACAGGCGGATACCCGTGGCCAGGCGCGCGGCAGGGTCTTCCAGGCCGGCGAAGCTGTCGTTGACG
The genomic region above belongs to Pseudomonas sp. GOM7 and contains:
- a CDS encoding cupredoxin domain-containing protein, which codes for MKRLPLLVLTLSGLLASPLIHAHGEEHMKHQAMDMSMPMEQMPWGIAGEAGKVDRSIDIRMSDQMRFTPDRLQVRQGESIRLVIHNDGQTQHEFVLGTRADLDKHAEMMARFPGMEHDEPYMAHVAPGQTGEIIWTFNRAGEFDFACLIAGHYQAGMTGTIEVLAK
- a CDS encoding copper-binding protein, which translates into the protein MKHTMIAVLTALLSFNLKAAEPAPLSQGEVRKVDSNTNKITLRHGPIASVGMPPMTMVFEVDPPSLLEQVAVGDKVRFQVEQRGSRYVVTELQPGEK
- a CDS encoding HU family DNA-binding protein, which translates into the protein MAMTKDQLISDLAEATSLPKASVRGLIDQLAEIVGDALENDGEITLPGIGKLKVSERPARTGRNPQTGKSIEIAAKKVVKLVPAKALSDSLN
- a CDS encoding IS110 family transposase → MKKFSSERHGLPVIHDRAAGIDIGSRFHVVAVPADLAEESVRTFTAFTADLERMANWLTDLGITTVAMESTGVYWIPVYEILETHGLHVVLANARDARAVPGRKTDVNDAQWIQRLHACGLLRASFHPDREIAALRSYLRLRERHLDYAAAHIQHMQKALTHMNLQLHHVVSDITGATGMRIIRAIVAGERSAATLATMRDTRCKSSTETIQSALVGNYQPEHVFALAQALAMYDAYQAQLEICDQQIAQSLQRLSQQKPTPSEPLPKPRHRTRQPNALNFDVRTLLYQLIGVDLTQIHGIGPYLALRLVAECGTDLSRWRTAHHFTSWLTLAPGCRISGGKVLSAHTRKTKNRVTAHLRLAAVTIGKTNTALGAFYRRLSARIGKPKAVTATARKIAILFYNAMRFGMAYQDPGADHYEQKYRERVVKGLHRRAAKFGFTLQAVEGVS
- a CDS encoding fumarylacetoacetate hydrolase family protein → MPVHIVRFEHQNLIQWGVIRQGLITPIPGQYASTGDLIRQTQLSELAALPEGNLPLGAVKLLSPVTRDQQFICQGANYRQHMIESGMNPDDKHFNMIFTKATSCIVAADSDLIKPREVRFLDYEIELGLVLKRDIDSRQEVTDANLHEFIAGVVIVNDYSARDIQIPQMQFYKGKSYRTFGPVGPYLCLLDAQDMPYLRKLQLRLSVNGQVRQEDSSANLVHGPAETLSELSGVQDLASGDLIATGTPAGCALSVPSPMKQRIGALLPEAVKWKAFLKTQEGRSEYYLKPGDVVEASIRSADGRIDLGMQRNVVVEQA
- a CDS encoding VOC family protein, whose translation is MATTTPTATLATAQPARHRQPTVKAQALAHLIFERPDLQQAERFLADFGLQPAGKDATTLYLRGTGPAPYCYRIHLAKRPRFLGFGLTLASRDDLQRIAELPGASPIEPLPGPGGGERVHLVDPSGFLLEAIHGQQPAEPMTHRAPLPFNGVDETPRINATQRPPVAPPEVIRLGHLVLEVADYQATCAWYTEHFGFIPSDVQVLPDGSPAVTFLRLDLGDAPADHHTLAIAQGFMATYSHSAYELVDADAVGMGQRVLRERGWKHAWGIGRHILGSQIFDYWQDPWGDKHEHYCDGDLFTAEHPTGVHAVSPEAMAQWGQRMPRSFTKPVLNLAAIAALLRNLRRSPDLTLRKLITLARMFG
- a CDS encoding TetR/AcrR family transcriptional regulator yields the protein MAAIRLFAEKGAAQLNVSDLAQEAGVARGTIYNNVENIDQLFQQVASQLSKEMHQRVNDSFAGLEDPAARLATGIRLFIRRAHEEPHWGAFLSRFALSDASLREMVYSQATADVLKGLSTGRYRFPQSHLASAISLIASATLGAMLLVREGIKTWRDAGSETAELVLCALGITVDEARRLASADLPPLPALD